aataagaaattatatgtcCTTATATGTCCACTGTCCATGCACGTGTGAGAAGATAAATGGTTCAAATCCTCTACGAGTTCTTTGAtttgagattttttattaatagtctaaaaaaattaatattacctcttctctctatttctttttctcttgcatataatataaaaatttaaaatacttgattATCTCTTAATTACCTCTAAAACGAACTTTTTTTcagattcatttaaaaatggTAAAGTGCAACAGCCAAGTGTGCCTGTTTACTttggaaacaatttttcacGATAGCGGTGAAGTCTAATTTATGTGCCACAGGACACGAATATAGCAGACAAATCGCCTCTATGCAATTATCAATTTTCTCCAGATTCGGATTTATGTCCATCTCGCCGAACGGTTCAGAGATAATCAATTGCCATCCCGTTTTGTAACCGTTACAATTCACAATGACACTTTTATTTcgtaattgcaataaaactttCTTTAAGTCGCTCACCTAAAAATACACGTTTAATAAGTTTTTGAGGTATAAGAGAATATCTCTGATGATTCACATAAAATCGATACCATTCGCAATTTCGTCATCTGACTCAAAGTATCGTCCCAGAGTAGGATATCGTTGATTTCAAACTCAGTACAAATCTGCGCTATAACGGAAAGAGCATAGGGCAAGTGACGCTGACTTTTCCATAATATCTGCACAAGCTCTCGTTTACAACATGTGTCAAACGTATCAACGCTGTAACATAATCCTAAAGATTCCAATTTGCTGGCGTACTGTAACGATTTCATAtactttctgaaatattgaagTGAGATCAACGTTTTAATAtgcaagataaatttatattctggcgataaaataaacaataatttattataattatttatacctaAAGGTACATATATCTTGCTTGATCAATTCCTCTAACGTTGTAGTATCAACGACAGTCTGCAATATTCGAAATACTCGATATCGTACGTTACAACTATATTCAGTCTCGCCATGACAATTGCCGAAACCTATGTTTATAAGAAATTGTGCAAACAAATCCATATCTCCATATTCCAGCATATAACATATCCTACAATTAAGTATATTTCACAATCAATTGTTGATTTAGAAATtgacgatataaaaaaaatggtgTACCAGCAATATTACCTAAGTAAATTATCTTCATAGTTGGTATTCTGATCAGACTCTTTCGTCGCTAGAAACGTCTCTGTAAAGCTTTGAGACAATTCGGTATACCTGGCATTAGATTGTAGCCATTCTTCCAATAAATCCATACGCAATTTTATCGTATTCAACGAGAACAGTTTACCCAGCTCGTTAACAGCAGCGTTAATATCGGGTCTGTAGTTGGTTGCAGTTCGATATCGTAATGGTATGCTTTCTTCGTTATACAATTCATACACCAGCTTGCACGGATTTTCGATTAGAGCAAAATACTCATCTTTCTCCAATCCGTACGTACGTAGAATATGCTCGGACGTAAATCTCAAATATTTGgatttaattttctgaaagTAAACGCCATAGaagtcaatatattttttacaacacAGACACGTACTTTACACAGAGATTACCGTACTTCTAACATTCCTTCTTCGAATTTAGTGGAATTCTGTGCCGCCAGCTGAGCATACTCGTAACATTCTTTCGCGGCAGCAACGCGATCAGCACCCGGAGGTGTATGATTTACGACATAGTACAATGCTGCAGTACCATAATAGAATCCATCTGAATCTGTCATCCGTTGTATACATTTCTTGATATCTTTGAGCAACGTGGTATTTTTCGGATAAAGCGACCATGCAGTATCTTTCGATGCGGTAGAATTATTTCCCCATACTTGTGTCACTTCACCTTTAATAGCTAATGTACATATGAGATGTGCCTCCAAATTAAGTACGGGTGCGATGTCAAGCCACTTGCCGTATGTTCTTAAATTCAACTCAGGTGCTAGTAacgagaattaataaaatgtgaaattaagTTAAGTAATCATCCCCCCAAGTGCTGgccataaatttatttctgaaatatatttactaatgATTTTCCAAATATCGATTTTAAGCAAGAATGGAAGTCTCCATTGGGCTATCGGCGGCAACGTACTATGTCCAGGATTAAGCTGTATCCACTCATCGTGTTCCATTGGTGTAGGAAGCCTATCATGATTGATAGtatgattattaaattcaaattaatatatgcgaaattataatttacccGCTCCGAGTGTAATTTTGCAAGAAGCAaagataatttctcttttccatatttttgtCTCCTATGAGATCCATTAGGATAATGAACACTTCATAGTGGTAAAATGTGATCtggaaatttaaatgtaaaattcacattataagaaattatactatccaacattttatatatagcttACGTGTTCCCATAACGTAGAGATACATCGCTTCAACATGGATTTATCTTCCATTTGTGCAACAACTGCATTACATTTCTTCCTTAATTCATCGATTTCATCTTTACAGATAAGTAactctataatatattactcgATTATTAAATTGGTATTCAATATCATACGAAAATGatctacgtataaaaatatgtaaatatccaaatattaaactaattgtcacaaaaatacatattatttctttatatcatTTACCTTTATTTGCGCTTGTTTTCGAAACGGTTATCGTTGGATTCCACGTTTTtagtaatatttgtaaataattcaaaaggcaatcattgaaattaaatccGAAGCTACaacaataatcttttaataaaagaatcacGTTCTCTTTATTACTGTTTATGATCTgctgtaaaatttttcttttgttcgaAGCACTATTTGTTAAAACTTCtgtaaatgtattaaaaatatatacattaacacatatgtataacaaGATTtgcgtttaatataaaaatagactCGATGATAATGCATGAGCGTAcctttaaggacgttctccggtgGCAGTTGTGCTCAACTCAGACGCACGGAGTAATGATATGGTTGACAACTACTTCCGTGCGCAAAAGTCTGAAACTCGTCTAGCCGCGCAGTTTTACTCGATCTGGCAAATTTTTGTTCCGTTTCCATTTCTCCAATACCAATCATAAATGAGTACGTCCTACTTGTCTATTGAGCattctaaaagtaaataataatggatcataaagaaaaaagattaaataacttgatttaaataacgttgCCCATAAGATCTTGACGTTCTCTACTTAACCTATATGTCGCAGCGGTAGCAACGTTGTCAAGTCTCGCAgtgatctctccctctccctgcCTCCGAGCAGACGAAAATTATGTCCGATAGTGTTCTTTAGACGactatttctcaaaataaataccGCTTGCTATATCAAACTTTATTGTCATACGTTACTAATAATATGAGGCatcttatactattttttcaaaaaattctaagaaaactgtacttattattcattaaaatgtccgTGTCGAGAGAGCTCAACATAGGGATCCTGTGTTAAAAATCGGAACTTTGAAGCtgaatatctcaaattttAGTACCGAAAGGGGCATTGAATAAAACGCCTACGTATAAACGTGTCGAGAGAGCTCAACATAGGGATCCTGTGTTAAAAATCGGAACTTTGAAGCtgaatatctcaaattttAGTACCGAAAGGGGCATTGAATAAAACGCCTACGtataaaacgcgtttaattaaacatatactgaaagtttaagaaaatttctaagaaaacgATTTTGCCGGTGAACGTCCTTAAAAGTTATTGAATAACGTGACAGTCGTTGTGCCCAAATATGCAATAGCTTGTAACTCTCAAACGTTTGTATCAATGATCGATTTTGCCCCAAGCGCGAATATTCATATCCCAAAGTTGAGATTGTACAATGCCGAATATGGTCGGCCTGAAATctacaaatataaatctttatacattattttcgaaaattaattatcgaaaaataaatttattttcttacgatGTAGAAACGGTGGAAAGCCAACTGCACGCCTCTTGCTCTCTGATAACATAAAGAGAACCGATAGCCCTAATTGCAAATCGAATGATCGTCCGGTGCATAACTTTCTCAATAAATTCATCAAAAGCtgtgataatataaatttcatttccgTTAATATCTCTTCGTTTCTT
Above is a genomic segment from Temnothorax longispinosus isolate EJ_2023e unplaced genomic scaffold, Tlon_JGU_v1 HiC_scaffold_205, whole genome shotgun sequence containing:
- the LOC139823893 gene encoding LOW QUALITY PROTEIN: kinetochore-associated protein 1-like (The sequence of the model RefSeq protein was modified relative to this genomic sequence to represent the inferred CDS: inserted 1 base in 1 codon), giving the protein MVSEKFKNIHKMCLSILQHAAVDTNVVKVVKNLTISMLNTCQDSDLQSALMLYTCISACPSFSTQDCFDVKQRLVTQSNWKLYTIYKDQAISLDEKLLSLFKGAMSLHLYHSNQIDSNEIIKYDDQMDQWLTGFLENMRKMQPQHNDYSLLQIFKTFYFMYLSTSVRNEEILTEMKFILSQLLMNLLRKLCTGRSFDLQLGLSVLFMLSESKRRAVGFPPFLHQVLTNSASNKRKILQQIINSNKENVILLLKDYCCSFGFNFNDCLLNYLQILLKTWNPTITVSKTSANKELLICKDEIDELRKKCNAVVAQMEDKSMLKRCISTLWEHITFYHYEVFIILMDLIGDKNMEKRNYLCFLQNYTRSGLPTPMEHDEWIQLNPGHSTLPPIAQWRLPFLLKIDIWKIITPELNLRTYGKWLDIAPVLNLEAHLICTLAIKGEVTQVWGNNSTASKDTAWSLYPKNTTLLKDIKKCIQRMTDSDGFYYGTAALYYVVNHTPPGADRVAAAKECYEYAQLAAQNSTKFEEGMLEKIKSKYLRFTSEHILRTYGLEKDEYFALIENPCKLVYELYNEESIPLRYRTATNYRPDINAAVNELGKLFSLNTIKLRMDLLEEWLQSNARYTELSQSFTETFLATKESDQNTNYEDNLLRICYMLEYGDMDLFAQFLINIGFGNCHGETEYSCNVRYRVFRILQTVVDTTTLEELIKQDICTFRKYMKSLQYASKLESLGLCYSVDTFDTCCKRELVQILWKSQRHLPYALSVIAQICTEFEINDILLWDDTLSQMTKLRMVSDLKKVLLQLRNKSVIVNCNGYKTGWQLIISEPFGEMDINPNLEKIDNCIEAICLLYSCPVAHKLDFTAIVKNCFQSKQAHLAVAXLPFLNESEKKFVLETINKKSQIKELVEDLNHLSSHTCMDSGHIRTYNF